One window from the genome of Lentibacillus daqui encodes:
- a CDS encoding YuiB family protein, whose product MIQFVVSIILFFVIFFGIAFILNMLLRRTWLMSFIYPFIVLIIVDGISTAEYFKHPGAAFQTAFTRLIHLTPVDITILVSGFIGTIVSGFVIKFLRKSGYQMF is encoded by the coding sequence TTGATTCAATTTGTCGTATCAATTATATTGTTTTTCGTTATTTTCTTTGGAATCGCCTTTATTTTGAATATGTTATTACGTCGTACATGGTTAATGTCATTTATATACCCATTTATAGTATTGATCATTGTCGATGGTATTTCAACGGCAGAATATTTTAAACATCCTGGAGCGGCATTTCAAACAGCGTTTACCAGATTGATTCATTTGACACCAGTCGATATCACGATACTTGTGTCCGGATTCATCGGAACTATCGTATCAGGTTTTGTGATTAAATTTTTGCGAAAAAGCGGCTATCAAATGTTTTAA
- a CDS encoding biotin transporter BioY, which yields MKGLRPIDLTFGAVFVCLMAIGANIAVWFPWLAVPIGGASVPLSLQTFFAILAGLMLGKRLGTFSMLTYIFVGVCGVPVFAGMKAGPFILASPTGGFILSFIAVAFFVGLLVEQRERRPSVPWYSFSAGVGLLCNYGIGVTYMYFIMHLLLHVDISYLVAWTSMVPFMVKDMALAFLASLFMVTIAKRIPLQLLHPKVSHFK from the coding sequence ATGAAAGGATTACGACCTATCGATTTAACCTTTGGCGCGGTATTTGTTTGCTTAATGGCGATTGGAGCTAATATAGCTGTTTGGTTTCCTTGGCTTGCCGTTCCGATTGGTGGTGCATCAGTCCCCTTATCGTTGCAAACCTTCTTCGCCATTTTAGCTGGCTTGATGCTCGGGAAACGGTTGGGGACATTTTCCATGTTGACCTACATATTTGTCGGTGTTTGCGGGGTTCCTGTATTTGCAGGTATGAAGGCCGGACCTTTTATATTAGCCAGTCCAACCGGTGGATTTATTTTATCATTTATTGCTGTGGCTTTTTTTGTCGGGTTGCTTGTAGAACAAAGAGAACGACGTCCATCCGTTCCCTGGTATTCATTTTCTGCTGGAGTTGGCTTGCTGTGTAATTATGGGATAGGCGTCACTTATATGTATTTCATCATGCATTTACTGTTACATGTGGATATTTCCTATCTGGTTGCCTGGACAAGTATGGTTCCATTTATGGTAAAGGATATGGCGCTGGCTTTTCTGGCAAGTCTCTTCATGGTTACTATTGCCAAACGGATTCCCTTGCAACTGCTCCATCCGAAAGTATCCCACTTTAAATAA
- the deoD gene encoding purine-nucleoside phosphorylase: MSVHINAQQGEIADKILLPGDPLRAKFIAETYLQDVTQYNQVRGMFGFTGTYQGERVSVQGTGMGVPSISIYVNELIQSYDVQKLIRVGTCGAIQKDVHVRDVILAQGSTTDSQINRMVFNGIDYAPLADFSLLKNAYDTSMEKGIEPKVGNVFTSDTFYRDNAKEVNELLAAYKVLAIEMETSALYTLAAKYDRQALSILTVSDHILTGEETTAKERQTTFHEMMEIALDAVIK, translated from the coding sequence ATGAGCGTACATATTAACGCACAACAAGGGGAAATTGCTGACAAAATTCTCTTGCCTGGCGATCCTTTACGCGCCAAATTTATTGCCGAGACATATTTGCAGGATGTAACCCAATATAACCAGGTAAGAGGAATGTTTGGCTTTACTGGAACCTATCAAGGAGAAAGAGTATCGGTTCAAGGCACGGGAATGGGGGTTCCTTCCATTTCCATTTATGTGAATGAACTTATCCAGAGTTACGATGTACAAAAACTCATCCGTGTTGGTACATGTGGTGCGATTCAAAAGGATGTGCACGTACGTGATGTCATCCTTGCCCAAGGTTCCACCACCGACTCACAAATTAATCGGATGGTATTCAACGGAATTGATTATGCCCCGCTCGCCGACTTTTCCTTACTAAAAAATGCATATGATACAAGTATGGAAAAAGGCATCGAACCTAAAGTAGGAAATGTGTTTACAAGCGATACCTTTTATCGCGATAACGCAAAGGAAGTAAATGAATTGCTTGCGGCATATAAGGTGCTGGCCATTGAAATGGAAACATCGGCACTATATACGTTAGCAGCCAAATATGACCGTCAAGCTTTATCAATTTTAACAGTTTCCGATCATATTTTAACAGGCGAAGAAACCACTGCAAAAGAGCGGCAAACAACATTTCATGAAATGATGGAAATTGCCTTGGATGCAGTCATCAAATAG
- a CDS encoding phosphocarrier protein HPr, whose amino-acid sequence MQEKTFTITADTGVHARPATLLVNKAGQFKSEVEVAYNGKTVNLKSIMGVMSLGVPKGAEIKIIANGSDESEAIEGIEEVIKEHLGE is encoded by the coding sequence ATGCAAGAAAAAACTTTTACAATTACAGCGGATACAGGAGTACATGCGCGTCCGGCAACATTATTGGTAAACAAGGCCGGACAGTTTAAATCCGAAGTCGAAGTGGCCTACAATGGCAAGACAGTTAATTTAAAATCAATTATGGGTGTGATGTCATTGGGGGTTCCTAAAGGCGCTGAAATTAAAATCATCGCAAACGGCAGCGACGAATCCGAAGCAATTGAAGGCATTGAAGAGGTTATTAAAGAACATTTAGGTGAATAG
- a CDS encoding cation:proton antiporter regulatory subunit, giving the protein MKVSVSKLPGIGQKISFKTSEDNLLVIIVHHTGKRELYFFENADGEEADFAMDLTPDETRELAAQLLGATYQPVDVEKIRMFKSQIIVDYITLKEKSILANKTIEESDIRNKTGATIIGIVHGEDVIAVPEADTTLKPGDVLMSVGKDEQIATLTALCRGEE; this is encoded by the coding sequence ATGAAAGTATCAGTCTCAAAGCTTCCTGGAATTGGGCAGAAGATCTCGTTTAAGACATCTGAAGACAATTTATTGGTAATCATTGTCCATCATACGGGGAAGCGTGAACTTTATTTTTTTGAAAATGCGGATGGTGAAGAGGCAGATTTTGCCATGGACTTGACACCTGATGAAACAAGGGAATTAGCAGCTCAATTACTTGGTGCAACTTACCAGCCTGTTGATGTTGAAAAAATTCGTATGTTCAAAAGCCAGATTATCGTCGATTATATCACGTTAAAAGAAAAATCAATTCTTGCCAATAAGACAATTGAGGAATCAGATATCCGCAACAAAACCGGTGCAACCATCATTGGGATTGTCCATGGAGAAGATGTGATAGCTGTACCTGAAGCGGATACGACATTAAAGCCTGGCGATGTGTTAATGTCCGTTGGAAAAGATGAACAAATTGCTACACTAACCGCTCTATGTAGGGGTGAGGAATGA
- a CDS encoding cation:proton antiporter → MFSQFPPLLDAGLILIGIFILAYIGFKTNFPNVILYILFGIALAGIMDHNVILHFSSEIAIVLLFFLLGLEFNTSRLGEIAKKIWSSGLLDIVLSLGVTMVIAVGFGMDLFSSFLLGGLVYATSSSITAKLLDDKGRMANAETEYMLGLLIFEDLIAPVVVAILIALSTGEAFSGWDLVILLGKIIGLAAVAILLSKTLFKNFEQFLQKFEDEDFKIILLVGLAVTYAGIAIYLGLSEVLGAFLAGVILSEVNKIERVEGVVTPIKNLILPTFFVYFGTTIDFGSGIPMPLLLAVLVIWSMLAKILTGVIGGKLYGLTKRVSLRAGLQICARGEFSVVIAGIATGSIKVFGGIYIVVSAFIGMLLFNYAPKITTKIYGKPTKKQRNLKVPTP, encoded by the coding sequence TTGTTTAGTCAGTTTCCACCTTTATTAGATGCTGGTTTAATATTAATTGGAATTTTTATCCTTGCCTATATTGGATTTAAAACCAACTTTCCCAATGTCATTTTGTATATCCTTTTTGGTATTGCACTCGCCGGAATCATGGACCATAATGTGATCTTGCATTTTTCCAGCGAGATAGCAATCGTCTTGTTATTCTTCTTGCTTGGTTTGGAGTTTAATACATCAAGGCTTGGGGAGATTGCCAAGAAAATTTGGAGTTCGGGTCTCCTGGATATCGTGCTCAGTTTAGGGGTTACGATGGTTATCGCTGTTGGTTTTGGCATGGATCTTTTCTCCTCTTTTCTGTTAGGCGGACTTGTTTATGCAACAAGTTCATCCATCACGGCAAAGCTGCTTGATGATAAAGGAAGAATGGCGAATGCGGAAACGGAGTATATGCTTGGTCTGTTAATTTTTGAGGATTTAATCGCGCCGGTAGTGGTTGCTATATTAATTGCACTAAGTACAGGAGAGGCCTTTTCCGGATGGGATTTAGTTATTTTATTAGGAAAAATCATTGGCCTGGCTGCAGTTGCCATTTTGCTTAGTAAAACATTGTTTAAGAACTTCGAACAGTTTTTGCAGAAATTTGAGGATGAAGATTTTAAGATTATTCTTCTGGTTGGTCTTGCGGTTACATATGCAGGGATTGCCATTTATTTAGGTTTATCTGAAGTATTGGGGGCATTTTTGGCAGGTGTCATTCTGTCAGAGGTCAATAAAATTGAACGTGTTGAAGGTGTTGTTACTCCCATCAAAAATCTTATTTTACCAACGTTTTTTGTGTACTTTGGAACCACCATCGATTTTGGTTCCGGGATTCCGATGCCATTATTGTTGGCTGTATTGGTGATCTGGTCCATGCTCGCCAAGATTCTTACTGGTGTAATCGGCGGTAAGTTATATGGTCTGACCAAGCGTGTTTCATTAAGAGCTGGGCTGCAAATTTGTGCACGCGGGGAATTTTCGGTTGTCATCGCTGGCATTGCGACGGGATCCATTAAGGTTTTCGGTGGTATTTACATTGTAGTATCCGCATTTATCGGGATGCTGCTGTTTAACTACGCACCGAAAATTACTACCAAAATTTATGGCAAGCCAACAAAGAAACAACGAAATTTGAAAGTACCGACTCCATAG
- the kapB gene encoding sporulation phosphorelay system protein KapB produces MTVDIGDIVRAHYNSGVYIGKVKEDRGDRFLVEVLAVIKHPMQGDLHHPGVAEGNVFFHARKALAHHEKMNVAKAVVYPYDDSIPDYHQSLQASVNNMKEKLMQKDTAFSKEALKKLIDLENNDYQKSYYK; encoded by the coding sequence ATGACAGTCGATATTGGAGATATAGTACGTGCCCATTATAATTCAGGTGTTTACATAGGAAAAGTAAAAGAAGATCGTGGGGATCGTTTTTTGGTAGAAGTATTGGCCGTGATCAAGCATCCTATGCAAGGAGATTTGCACCATCCGGGAGTAGCTGAAGGTAATGTCTTCTTTCACGCACGAAAAGCATTGGCACACCACGAAAAAATGAATGTGGCCAAAGCTGTTGTTTATCCTTATGATGATTCAATACCTGATTATCACCAGTCATTACAGGCATCTGTGAACAACATGAAAGAAAAATTAATGCAAAAAGATACTGCTTTTAGTAAAGAAGCATTGAAAAAATTAATCGATCTGGAAAACAACGACTACCAAAAAAGCTATTATAAATAA
- a CDS encoding superoxide dismutase family protein: protein MRYIVLLLILFVASCQGTGEKTVRTIDMYNKSADLIGTAVLSERPDGVHVKLKLAGLKPGLHGIHVHEMPVCKGPDFKSAGSHYNPEGKEHGLMNPDGAHLGDMPNIEANGDGKVDSEIMIPDATLLEGKKSLIKEDGTSLVIHEDQDDGVSQPSGKSGSRIACGEIKANPKPSHGKNPTDPAETNKQ from the coding sequence ATGCGATATATCGTACTATTACTTATTTTATTTGTTGCCTCGTGCCAGGGGACAGGTGAAAAGACTGTTCGTACTATAGATATGTATAATAAGTCGGCGGATTTAATTGGTACGGCGGTTTTATCGGAACGTCCGGATGGGGTGCATGTAAAATTAAAACTTGCAGGTTTAAAACCTGGATTGCATGGGATTCATGTTCACGAAATGCCAGTCTGCAAGGGACCGGATTTCAAGAGTGCAGGAAGCCATTATAATCCGGAGGGGAAGGAACATGGATTAATGAATCCGGACGGTGCTCACCTGGGTGATATGCCAAATATTGAGGCAAATGGTGATGGTAAGGTAGATTCTGAAATTATGATTCCGGATGCTACGTTATTAGAAGGGAAAAAATCATTGATAAAAGAGGATGGCACGTCACTTGTTATCCACGAAGATCAAGATGATGGTGTCAGTCAACCAAGCGGCAAGTCAGGTTCAAGAATTGCCTGTGGAGAAATTAAAGCAAACCCAAAACCTTCTCACGGAAAGAATCCAACCGATCCAGCAGAAACTAATAAACAATAG
- a CDS encoding MalY/PatB family protein, translated as MGNFDLIHNRKQTRSVKWDTADELFQSTDVLPMWVADMDFKAPQPVIDAIVKRAEHGIFGYTIIDDDVKASIVNWIEKRHQWHIEPNFLSFSPGVVTSLHMAVKTFTEPNDKILIQTPVYTPFYKVIEQHDRIVVKNPLVQKDNYYTIDFADFEEKLNTGVKAFILCSPHNPVGRVWRKEELQEMARLCLKHDVLIIADEIHADLVYPGYHHIPIASLSDEIAEQTITCMAPSKTFNLAGLQGSYVITTDKEKRTKLEEQFNRQGHSGLNTLANTALEAAYNHGEAWLDELMDILQENCNYVTNMFKEHANELTVIQPEGTYLLWIDCSALELDSDALKKFMSEQARVGLNAGISYGDEGKLFMRMNIACPKATVEEGVKRIINAVRNR; from the coding sequence ATGGGTAATTTTGATCTGATACATAATCGTAAACAAACACGATCGGTCAAATGGGATACGGCTGATGAATTGTTTCAGTCCACTGATGTGCTTCCCATGTGGGTTGCCGACATGGACTTTAAAGCACCACAGCCGGTAATTGACGCTATTGTAAAACGTGCGGAACATGGCATATTTGGATACACGATCATTGATGACGATGTGAAAGCATCCATTGTCAATTGGATCGAAAAACGTCATCAGTGGCACATTGAACCAAACTTTCTTTCATTTAGCCCGGGTGTTGTAACAAGTTTACATATGGCGGTAAAAACCTTTACAGAGCCAAATGACAAAATTTTAATTCAGACACCTGTTTATACTCCATTTTATAAAGTAATTGAGCAACATGATCGTATCGTCGTTAAGAATCCACTTGTACAAAAAGACAACTATTACACGATTGATTTCGCCGATTTTGAGGAAAAATTAAATACAGGTGTAAAAGCATTTATTCTCTGCTCACCACATAATCCGGTTGGCCGGGTATGGCGGAAAGAGGAATTACAGGAAATGGCCCGCCTTTGTTTAAAACATGATGTACTTATTATTGCGGATGAAATTCATGCGGACTTGGTTTACCCGGGATATCATCATATTCCAATCGCCTCCTTGTCAGACGAAATTGCGGAACAAACAATAACTTGTATGGCACCATCCAAAACATTTAACTTAGCTGGTCTACAGGGATCTTACGTTATAACAACAGATAAAGAAAAGCGAACAAAATTGGAGGAACAGTTTAATAGACAGGGACATAGCGGATTGAATACATTAGCCAACACCGCATTGGAGGCAGCATATAACCATGGAGAAGCCTGGTTGGATGAATTAATGGACATCTTACAGGAAAACTGTAATTATGTTACAAACATGTTTAAAGAACACGCAAACGAACTAACGGTTATCCAGCCTGAAGGGACATACCTGTTATGGATTGATTGTTCAGCACTGGAATTAGATAGTGACGCACTGAAGAAATTCATGTCCGAGCAGGCCAGAGTGGGTCTGAACGCAGGCATTTCATATGGTGATGAAGGAAAACTGTTTATGCGCATGAACATAGCCTGTCCAAAGGCGACTGTTGAAGAAGGTGTCAAGCGGATTATTAACGCGGTAAGGAATAGATAA
- a CDS encoding glucose-6-phosphate isomerase, translating into MTHVTFSYEKALSFMKEDELENLVPFVASAHHAIHNQTGAGNDFLGWVDLPENYDKVEFSRIKTAADQIKQDSDILLVIGIGGSYLGARAAIEMLNHSFRHMLPSQQQPQIIFVGHHLSSTYIQELFDVLEGKDVSINVISKSGTTTEPAIAFRIFRNYLEERYGKEEAKKRIYATTDKAKGALKTLANNEGYETFVIPDDIGGRYSVLTAVGLLPIAVSGVSIDTMMDGAKAARNDLSESELDKNPAYQYAAVRNILYNKGKTIEMLINYEPQLQYFAEWWKQLFGESEGKDHKGIFPSSANFTTDLHSLGQYIQEGRRDMFETILSVTKATHDITLAKDEQDLDCLNYLAGKTVSEINQKALQGTMLAHTDGEVPNLIVELPALDTYTFGYLVYFFEKACAMSGYLLGVNPFDQPGVEAYKQNMFALLGKQGYEQMRENLEKRLK; encoded by the coding sequence ATGACACATGTGACGTTTTCATATGAAAAAGCTCTATCATTTATGAAGGAGGATGAATTGGAAAATTTAGTCCCCTTCGTAGCGTCTGCCCACCATGCGATACATAATCAAACAGGGGCAGGTAATGATTTTCTCGGATGGGTTGATTTACCAGAAAACTATGACAAAGTGGAGTTTTCCCGGATAAAGACCGCTGCTGATCAAATTAAGCAAGACTCCGACATTCTGCTTGTGATCGGTATTGGTGGGTCTTACCTAGGGGCCCGGGCTGCAATTGAAATGCTCAACCATTCATTTCGACATATGTTACCGAGTCAGCAGCAGCCACAAATCATTTTCGTTGGTCACCATTTAAGCTCAACATATATACAAGAGCTATTCGATGTCCTTGAGGGAAAGGACGTATCAATCAATGTCATATCCAAGAGTGGTACAACAACCGAACCGGCGATTGCTTTTCGCATTTTCCGAAACTATTTGGAAGAACGCTATGGCAAGGAAGAAGCAAAAAAACGCATCTATGCCACAACAGATAAAGCAAAAGGCGCTTTAAAGACCCTGGCCAATAATGAAGGTTATGAAACGTTTGTTATTCCAGATGATATTGGCGGGCGCTACTCTGTTTTAACCGCTGTCGGTTTATTGCCGATTGCAGTTAGTGGCGTGTCAATCGATACAATGATGGATGGTGCCAAAGCAGCACGTAATGATCTGAGTGAATCTGAACTTGATAAGAATCCGGCATATCAGTATGCTGCCGTCCGAAATATCCTTTATAACAAGGGAAAAACAATTGAAATGCTTATCAACTATGAACCACAACTGCAGTATTTTGCCGAATGGTGGAAACAATTATTTGGGGAAAGTGAAGGAAAAGATCACAAAGGTATTTTCCCGTCATCGGCCAATTTCACAACGGACCTTCACTCACTGGGGCAGTATATTCAGGAAGGCCGGCGCGACATGTTCGAAACCATTCTTTCCGTCACGAAAGCTACACATGATATCACTTTAGCAAAAGATGAACAAGATTTGGACTGTCTCAATTATTTGGCCGGCAAAACGGTTAGTGAAATCAACCAGAAGGCACTGCAAGGGACAATGTTGGCACACACGGATGGAGAAGTACCGAATTTGATTGTTGAACTGCCCGCACTTGATACTTACACATTTGGTTATCTTGTTTACTTTTTCGAAAAAGCGTGCGCCATGAGTGGATATTTATTAGGTGTCAATCCTTTTGATCAACCCGGTGTCGAAGCTTATAAGCAAAATATGTTTGCCCTGCTTGGAAAACAAGGCTATGAGCAGATGCGTGAAAACCTGGAAAAACGTTTGAAATAA
- the yugI gene encoding S1 domain-containing post-transcriptional regulator GSP13 → MIDKFESGQILQGKVTGIQPYGAFVALDDETQGLVHISEVTHGFVKDIHDYLTVGDDVTVKVLHVDVDNNKVSLSIRATEEAPQKEDKPKKPIKEQPSTEQDNTTGGFNTLKDKLQEWIKQSEEHEGTLKK, encoded by the coding sequence ATGATAGACAAGTTTGAAAGCGGGCAAATATTACAGGGAAAAGTGACCGGGATACAGCCATATGGTGCATTTGTAGCGTTAGACGATGAAACACAGGGACTTGTTCATATTTCGGAAGTGACACACGGATTTGTTAAAGATATTCATGACTATTTGACAGTAGGTGATGACGTAACTGTCAAAGTATTGCATGTTGATGTGGATAATAATAAAGTATCCTTATCCATCCGGGCAACTGAAGAGGCTCCTCAAAAAGAAGACAAACCGAAAAAACCGATCAAAGAGCAGCCTAGTACAGAACAGGACAATACTACTGGCGGATTTAACACGCTAAAAGACAAGCTGCAAGAATGGATCAAACAATCAGAAGAACACGAAGGCACTTTAAAGAAATAA
- a CDS encoding potassium channel family protein gives MNIEQLKHIYFRLPVFVRLLLTIFFVMIVFGIVIHFVEPEQFPSIFIGVWWAFVTGATVGYGDVVPVTTIGRVIGILLILSGGGLLTFYITHISAATIQHEQDLSKGKVAFKAQHHVIFVGWNERTRRLIHLTKENHPMLEIVLIDRTLTNLPYKQLPVHFVHGDATEDVTLHQANIKVAKSVIIAADHTKKERQADHHTILTTVAVRGNNHDVPIIAEILSKSQIENAIRAGASTIIRSNDFMSVLLYHELFNRKETEPYETILHLLSSQHFDQVNLPETLIGKSYQQAIGYFLVDGQMALGIIRKQKWQINPPANLKLHQGDIVLTMAGQK, from the coding sequence ATGAATATCGAGCAGTTAAAACATATTTATTTCCGACTGCCTGTTTTTGTCAGGTTATTATTAACAATTTTTTTCGTCATGATTGTCTTCGGGATTGTCATTCATTTTGTGGAGCCGGAACAATTCCCTTCCATATTTATCGGCGTTTGGTGGGCGTTTGTTACCGGAGCAACGGTGGGCTATGGCGATGTCGTTCCAGTAACAACAATTGGAAGGGTGATTGGCATTCTGTTAATTCTGTCAGGTGGTGGACTGCTTACTTTCTATATTACCCATATTTCGGCGGCAACCATTCAGCATGAACAAGATTTGTCCAAGGGAAAGGTTGCATTTAAAGCACAACATCACGTCATCTTTGTCGGCTGGAATGAACGGACAAGGCGATTAATCCATTTGACCAAAGAAAATCATCCCATGCTGGAAATTGTTCTCATTGACCGGACATTAACAAATTTACCTTACAAACAGCTTCCAGTCCATTTTGTCCATGGTGATGCAACTGAAGATGTCACCCTTCATCAAGCAAATATCAAAGTTGCCAAAAGCGTGATCATTGCTGCCGATCACACCAAAAAAGAACGACAGGCTGATCATCATACCATTCTAACCACAGTCGCAGTGCGTGGTAATAATCACGATGTACCAATTATTGCTGAGATTCTCTCCAAAAGCCAGATTGAAAATGCTATTCGTGCTGGTGCGTCGACAATTATTCGTTCAAATGATTTTATGAGTGTGCTGTTGTACCATGAATTATTTAACCGAAAAGAAACGGAGCCATATGAAACTATTCTACATTTGTTATCGAGCCAGCATTTTGATCAGGTTAACTTGCCGGAAACACTTATCGGTAAATCCTATCAGCAAGCAATCGGTTACTTTCTCGTTGATGGACAGATGGCACTTGGGATCATTCGCAAGCAAAAATGGCAGATCAATCCCCCTGCCAATCTCAAATTACATCAAGGAGACATCGTATTAACAATGGCCGGTCAAAAATAG
- a CDS encoding thioredoxin family protein has protein sequence MVDLNQWYEQGMSPDTYIESMEKHKENLLHIFDHFTVPDEDEVFFEKLADKNLRVIVLTEDWCGDAMLNVPILLRLAEKTKTPVKILLRDQNLELMDQYLTNGKSRSIPIFIFIDEQGNQVAKWGPRADKIQQFVDQAREQLPDKDASNYQEKFNEMLLFMTKTYRDNSDFWDDVYFSLKQTLQSTVNSR, from the coding sequence ATGGTAGATTTAAATCAATGGTATGAACAGGGAATGTCACCAGATACATACATTGAATCCATGGAAAAACACAAGGAAAATCTATTACACATTTTTGATCATTTCACTGTTCCGGATGAGGATGAGGTATTTTTTGAAAAGCTAGCCGATAAAAATCTGCGTGTGATCGTTTTAACTGAAGATTGGTGCGGCGATGCGATGCTTAATGTGCCCATTTTATTAAGGCTTGCAGAAAAAACAAAAACACCAGTTAAAATCCTGCTGCGTGATCAGAATCTGGAACTGATGGATCAATATTTAACGAACGGGAAGTCAAGATCCATTCCCATTTTTATTTTTATTGATGAACAAGGAAATCAAGTTGCCAAATGGGGGCCACGGGCGGACAAAATTCAGCAATTTGTTGATCAGGCACGCGAACAATTACCAGACAAAGATGCCTCTAATTACCAGGAAAAATTTAACGAGATGCTATTATTTATGACCAAAACATATCGTGACAATTCCGATTTTTGGGATGATGTTTATTTCAGTCTGAAACAAACATTGCAATCCACTGTAAACTCACGCTAG
- a CDS encoding ECF transporter S component, whose protein sequence is MQTKNQSSSQLLKLIILALLGTISLLLLFLNFPLPFLPGYLKIDFSEVPALIAALIFSPVAGVIVEAIKNLLYLVVGGGEPVGVTANFIAGVLFIVPTAILYHKYKGVKSIISGLVAGTLISAIAMSVLNYLVILPVYAWFMGMEDMKIESVKRFTAMFLVFPFNVIKGVIIGLLFVPLFVKLRSWIEQKQTKMI, encoded by the coding sequence ATGCAAACAAAAAATCAATCATCATCACAATTGCTTAAACTGATTATTCTGGCCTTATTGGGAACGATCTCCCTTTTATTGCTTTTCCTGAATTTCCCGCTGCCATTTTTACCGGGGTATTTAAAGATTGATTTTAGCGAAGTACCGGCCTTAATTGCTGCACTTATTTTTTCACCAGTGGCTGGAGTTATTGTAGAAGCGATTAAGAATTTACTCTACCTGGTCGTTGGTGGCGGTGAACCTGTTGGCGTTACAGCAAATTTTATTGCAGGTGTTCTGTTTATTGTTCCGACTGCCATCCTTTACCATAAATATAAAGGAGTGAAGAGCATTATCTCGGGACTTGTTGCCGGAACATTGATTTCTGCAATTGCCATGAGTGTTTTAAATTATCTTGTCATTTTGCCTGTTTATGCCTGGTTTATGGGAATGGAAGATATGAAAATCGAAAGTGTTAAACGGTTCACAGCCATGTTCCTGGTTTTTCCATTTAATGTGATTAAAGGTGTCATTATTGGCTTATTATTTGTTCCATTGTTTGTCAAATTAAGAAGCTGGATCGAGCAAAAACAAACGAAGATGATATAA
- a CDS encoding hotdog fold thioesterase produces MDFSQTLIDTLGMKVITLEKNLVIMTMPVDYRTHQPAGFLHGGANVALAETAASAGAFLHVDGEQYNVFGIEINANHIRSKREGTVTAKAVPKHIGKTTMVWEINITDEDEKLICISRCTIGIVPKKKGDEHGKSYKSE; encoded by the coding sequence ATGGATTTTTCGCAAACATTAATCGATACGCTTGGGATGAAAGTGATAACACTTGAAAAAAATCTTGTGATCATGACCATGCCAGTTGACTATCGCACACACCAGCCAGCAGGATTTTTGCACGGTGGAGCAAACGTCGCCCTGGCTGAAACTGCTGCTAGTGCAGGTGCCTTTCTTCATGTTGATGGAGAACAATACAATGTATTTGGGATTGAAATTAATGCCAACCATATTAGGAGTAAACGTGAAGGCACAGTGACCGCTAAGGCTGTTCCCAAACATATTGGAAAAACAACTATGGTATGGGAAATTAATATCACAGATGAAGATGAAAAACTTATATGTATTTCTCGCTGCACCATTGGAATCGTCCCTAAGAAGAAAGGTGATGAACATGGGAAATCATACAAATCTGAGTGA